In Arthrobacter sp. PAMC25284, a single genomic region encodes these proteins:
- a CDS encoding Mu transposase C-terminal domain-containing protein: MTGEERWKVLRLHVEDQISLAALARETGNSTRTLQRWLRLYRAGGASALDLRPRADAGTRRLDPGMVRFIEGLALTKPRPSMATLQRIAAAEAGRRGAPAPSYSVVREIVQALDPALVTLALEGPASYRDRHELVLRRRADRPNQIWQADHTQLDVLISGATGKPDRPWLTTVMDDYSRALCGYTVFTGAPSALNTALALRQAIWRKSDPSWVMCGLPDILHVDHGSDFTSHHLERTAIELHVRIIHSTIGRPQGRGKIERFFGTINTEVLSTLPGHLAPGNRKAPPSLDLPGLDRAIGSFVAAYNDRLHSELGISPRDAWVADGWLPRMPESLEDLDGLLLTVPKNRTVQRDGIHFQGQRYLSPTLAPFVGQTVTIRYDPRDVSEIRVYDRDTFVCVAIDEDHPNLRLSLRDIEAARRARRRELRRTINDRIPSVTSREEPHITEPARRRRRLRTYEED; the protein is encoded by the coding sequence CTGACCGGCGAAGAGCGCTGGAAAGTCCTTCGACTTCACGTCGAGGACCAGATTTCCCTTGCCGCCCTCGCCCGTGAAACCGGGAACAGCACCCGCACTCTTCAACGTTGGCTTCGGCTCTACCGCGCGGGCGGTGCGAGTGCTCTCGACCTGCGACCGCGTGCCGATGCCGGCACCCGGCGCCTAGACCCAGGAATGGTTAGGTTTATCGAGGGACTTGCACTGACGAAGCCCCGCCCGAGCATGGCAACGCTGCAGAGAATCGCCGCGGCCGAAGCGGGCAGAAGAGGCGCCCCGGCGCCGAGCTACTCCGTTGTCCGCGAGATCGTCCAGGCACTGGACCCTGCCCTGGTGACTCTGGCTCTCGAAGGTCCCGCGTCCTACCGGGACCGGCATGAACTTGTCCTTCGCCGCCGCGCCGACCGTCCAAACCAGATATGGCAAGCGGACCACACCCAACTCGACGTCCTGATTAGCGGCGCCACCGGGAAACCTGACCGGCCCTGGCTGACGACAGTGATGGACGATTACTCCCGAGCGCTCTGTGGCTACACCGTCTTCACCGGTGCGCCCTCAGCACTGAACACCGCCCTCGCACTCCGCCAGGCTATCTGGCGCAAGAGCGATCCGAGCTGGGTAATGTGCGGGCTGCCCGACATCCTGCACGTGGACCATGGCTCCGACTTCACCAGCCATCACCTCGAACGCACCGCCATCGAGCTGCACGTCCGCATCATCCACTCGACCATCGGCCGCCCCCAGGGCAGAGGAAAGATCGAAAGGTTCTTCGGGACCATCAACACCGAAGTTCTCTCCACCCTCCCCGGACACCTTGCGCCCGGGAACAGGAAAGCGCCGCCCTCGCTCGACCTCCCGGGACTGGATCGCGCCATCGGAAGCTTTGTCGCCGCCTACAACGACAGGCTCCACAGCGAACTTGGTATCTCACCACGGGATGCCTGGGTCGCGGACGGTTGGCTTCCCCGGATGCCCGAATCCCTGGAGGACCTCGACGGACTCCTCCTGACAGTTCCAAAGAACCGGACCGTGCAACGCGACGGCATCCACTTTCAAGGCCAGCGCTACCTCTCGCCCACGCTGGCGCCCTTCGTGGGGCAAACCGTCACCATCCGCTACGACCCGCGAGACGTATCCGAGATCCGCGTCTATGACCGTGACACCTTCGTTTGCGTCGCCATTGACGAAGATCACCCCAACCTTCGTTTGAGCCTGCGTGACATCGAGGCCGCACGCCGAGCGCGCCGGAGAGAACTGCGCCGCACCATCAACGACCGCATTCCATCAGTCACCAGCCGTGAAGAACCGCACATCACTGAACCAGCGCGGCGCCGGCGCCGACTGCGCACCTACGAAGAGGACTAA
- a CDS encoding FAD-binding oxidoreductase, which produces MPEEAGAVSGQGQDMGPIRQLVDRVRGQLLAPGHEDYDRARRVFNFMIDRRPAAILRCAGVADVIQGVLFARRQQLPLSIHSGGHGVAGSAVCEGGLMLDLSGMKGMRVNPERRTTQAQAGLLLGEFDHETQAFGLATTLGVVSVTGIAGLTLGGGLGWLNGKYGLACDNVLAADVVTADGELVTASASDHDDLHWALRGGGGNFGVVTSLTYQLHPVNSVLAGGLSFPPEQARDALRFYHAFASVAPDELSMAGSVSRHPEGGPTVSIAVCYCGPFDEGERVLQPLRDFGRHAGGAIGPMSYQAFQSGPDSGFPSGRQHYWKSSYLKDLSNESIDVLLEFAATSPSPYTGIGLQQMTGVASRVDPRATAFAHRDRQYDFLILSQWEDRDDSDRNMDWTRRCFDAMRPYLREAVYVNNLGEQEHDRVRDAYGVNYERLAAVKTRYDPENVFRLNHNIVPGVGI; this is translated from the coding sequence ATGCCAGAAGAAGCAGGCGCCGTGAGCGGGCAGGGCCAGGACATGGGACCGATCCGCCAACTGGTGGATCGGGTAAGGGGACAGTTGCTGGCCCCGGGCCACGAGGACTATGACCGTGCGCGGCGGGTTTTCAACTTCATGATTGATCGCCGGCCAGCGGCGATACTTCGCTGCGCAGGGGTTGCTGACGTCATCCAGGGCGTGCTCTTCGCCCGCAGGCAGCAATTGCCGCTTTCAATCCACAGCGGTGGGCATGGCGTGGCCGGTTCCGCGGTGTGCGAAGGAGGGCTGATGCTCGACCTTTCCGGGATGAAGGGCATGCGCGTCAATCCTGAACGACGCACGACTCAGGCGCAGGCCGGTTTGTTGCTCGGCGAATTCGACCACGAGACCCAGGCCTTTGGGCTGGCCACGACTCTGGGGGTTGTGTCGGTCACCGGTATCGCCGGCCTTACACTGGGTGGCGGCCTCGGTTGGCTTAATGGCAAGTATGGTCTCGCCTGCGACAATGTTCTCGCGGCCGACGTGGTCACCGCAGACGGGGAGCTCGTAACCGCCAGCGCGTCCGACCATGATGACCTGCACTGGGCCCTGCGCGGGGGCGGCGGGAACTTCGGCGTGGTCACGTCGCTGACGTACCAGCTCCACCCGGTCAACTCCGTGCTCGCGGGCGGGCTGAGTTTCCCGCCGGAACAGGCGCGGGATGCGCTCCGCTTCTATCATGCCTTTGCGAGCGTTGCGCCGGATGAGCTGTCGATGGCCGGCTCGGTGTCCCGTCATCCGGAGGGCGGGCCCACCGTCTCGATAGCCGTGTGCTACTGCGGCCCCTTTGACGAGGGGGAGCGTGTCCTCCAGCCCCTGCGGGACTTTGGCCGTCACGCTGGCGGGGCGATTGGTCCGATGTCGTACCAGGCGTTCCAGAGCGGACCCGATTCGGGTTTCCCGTCCGGCCGTCAGCACTACTGGAAGTCGAGCTATCTCAAGGACCTCTCCAACGAATCCATCGATGTGCTGCTGGAGTTCGCGGCGACCAGCCCCTCGCCTTACACGGGGATCGGGCTGCAGCAGATGACCGGAGTGGCCAGCCGCGTGGATCCGCGGGCTACTGCGTTTGCCCACCGTGATCGACAGTACGATTTCCTGATCCTGTCCCAATGGGAGGATCGGGACGATTCCGATCGCAATATGGATTGGACACGCCGTTGTTTCGATGCGATGCGCCCGTACCTCAGAGAAGCGGTATACGTGAACAACCTCGGTGAGCAGGAGCATGACCGCGTGCGGGACGCCTATGGTGTCAATTATGAGCGGCTTGCGGCGGTGAAGACCCGCTACGACCCCGAGAACGTGTTCCGCCTCAACCACAACATTGTTCCGGGCGTTGGGATTTAG
- a CDS encoding heavy metal translocating P-type ATPase yields the protein MDHDHHNGPAAGQNAPPAPRGGSALTPAPDARNHQAHGMDDEHMVHTHGQHAGHSVAMFRNRFWLTLALSVPVVYFSPMVGHLLGYAPPALPGTAWIPPILGTVIFFYGGQPFLKGGLDELKARKPAMMLLIAMAISVAFIASWVTSLGIGGFDLDFWWELALLVSIMLLGHWIEMRALGSARGALDALAALLPDEADRITAEGTETVKVSDLVAGDTVLVRSGARMPADGMVIAGQAEFDESMITGESRTVLRSPGDTVIAGTVATDNTVRVQVTAVGDDTALAGIQRLVAEAQASSSKAQALADRAAAFLFYFAAGAGIITFIAWSLLGSIPDAVTRTVTVLVIACPHALGLAIPLVIAISTEQAARAGVLIKNRMALERMRTIDVVLFDKTGTLTKGEPALKDLAAAEGVDPSELLALAAAVEADSEHPVARAIVRAAREQGLPIPAASDFSSMTGRGVRATVNGTTIQVGGPALLRELQAEEPQSLATTTKAWIDRGAAVLHIIDGHRVLGAVSLEDAVRAESRQAVKALQDRGIKVAMITGDAQQVALAVAEELNIDEVFAEVLPADKDKKVAELQSRGLKVAMVGDGVNDSPALARAEVGIAIGAGTDVAMESAGVVLAGNDPRAVLSMLDLSQASYRKMWQNLIWATGYNIISVPLAAGVLAFAGIVLSPAAGAVLMSASTVVVALNAQLLRRLKLNPADLN from the coding sequence ATGGACCACGACCACCACAACGGACCCGCCGCCGGGCAGAACGCACCACCCGCTCCCCGCGGCGGGTCCGCCCTCACGCCGGCACCTGACGCCCGCAACCACCAAGCCCACGGCATGGACGACGAGCACATGGTGCACACCCATGGCCAGCACGCCGGACACAGCGTCGCGATGTTCCGGAACAGATTCTGGCTCACGCTGGCCCTGTCCGTTCCTGTGGTCTATTTCAGCCCGATGGTCGGGCACCTGCTCGGCTATGCGCCCCCGGCCCTGCCCGGCACGGCCTGGATTCCCCCAATCCTGGGCACGGTGATCTTCTTTTACGGCGGCCAACCCTTCCTCAAGGGTGGCCTGGACGAGCTGAAGGCCCGGAAACCGGCCATGATGCTGCTGATCGCCATGGCCATCAGTGTCGCGTTCATCGCCTCCTGGGTTACAAGCCTCGGGATCGGCGGCTTTGACCTGGACTTCTGGTGGGAACTGGCGTTGCTGGTCAGCATCATGCTGCTGGGGCACTGGATCGAGATGCGCGCCCTCGGCTCCGCCCGCGGCGCGCTCGACGCCCTCGCTGCCCTGCTGCCGGACGAGGCGGACCGGATCACCGCCGAAGGCACGGAAACCGTCAAAGTCAGCGACCTCGTGGCCGGGGACACCGTCCTGGTCCGTTCCGGGGCCCGGATGCCGGCCGACGGCATGGTCATCGCCGGCCAGGCTGAGTTTGACGAGTCGATGATCACCGGCGAATCCAGGACCGTCCTGCGCTCCCCCGGCGATACCGTCATCGCCGGAACGGTCGCCACAGACAACACCGTCCGCGTGCAGGTCACCGCAGTCGGGGACGACACCGCCCTGGCCGGCATCCAGCGGCTGGTCGCCGAGGCCCAGGCCTCCTCCTCGAAAGCCCAGGCCCTGGCCGACCGGGCGGCTGCGTTTCTGTTCTACTTCGCCGCCGGCGCCGGCATCATCACCTTCATTGCCTGGTCTCTTCTGGGCAGCATCCCCGACGCCGTCACCCGGACTGTCACCGTGCTCGTGATCGCCTGCCCCCACGCCCTCGGCCTGGCCATCCCGCTGGTCATTGCCATCTCCACCGAACAGGCCGCGCGGGCCGGTGTCCTGATCAAGAACCGGATGGCCCTGGAGCGCATGCGCACCATCGACGTCGTGCTCTTCGACAAAACCGGGACCCTCACCAAAGGCGAACCCGCCCTCAAGGACCTTGCGGCCGCCGAGGGCGTGGACCCGAGCGAGCTCCTGGCGCTAGCCGCAGCCGTGGAGGCCGACAGCGAGCACCCGGTAGCGCGGGCCATCGTCCGGGCCGCCCGGGAACAGGGCCTTCCAATTCCGGCAGCCTCCGATTTTTCGTCCATGACCGGCCGCGGTGTCCGTGCCACAGTCAACGGCACAACCATCCAGGTCGGCGGCCCGGCCCTGCTCCGCGAACTCCAGGCCGAAGAGCCGCAGTCACTGGCCACCACCACCAAGGCCTGGATCGACCGTGGCGCGGCCGTCCTGCACATCATTGACGGGCACCGCGTCCTCGGGGCCGTCAGCCTCGAAGATGCCGTCCGCGCCGAATCACGGCAGGCCGTCAAAGCCCTCCAGGACCGCGGCATCAAGGTCGCCATGATCACCGGCGATGCCCAACAGGTGGCCCTTGCCGTCGCCGAAGAGCTCAACATCGATGAGGTGTTCGCCGAAGTCCTCCCGGCGGACAAGGACAAGAAGGTCGCCGAACTGCAGTCCCGCGGACTGAAAGTCGCCATGGTCGGTGACGGCGTCAACGACTCCCCCGCCCTGGCCCGGGCCGAAGTCGGCATCGCGATCGGCGCCGGCACGGACGTCGCGATGGAGTCCGCCGGCGTCGTCTTGGCCGGCAACGACCCCCGGGCCGTCCTGTCAATGTTGGACCTCTCCCAGGCCAGCTACCGGAAAATGTGGCAAAACCTCATCTGGGCCACCGGCTACAACATCATCTCGGTCCCCCTGGCCGCCGGTGTTCTTGCCTTCGCCGGGATCGTACTCTCCCCCGCCGCCGGCGCCGTGCTGATGTCCGCCTCCACCGTCGTCGTCGCCCTGAACGCGCAACTGCTGCGCCGGCTGAAACTGAACCCCGCCGACCTCAACTGA
- a CDS encoding recombinase family protein has protein sequence MRHLGYTRVSTSSQDAQMQLDALVSAGVQKRDVFADVTSGSKTAIERPGMKRLLEYAEEGDTVVVWRVDRLGRSLIDVLNTVNLLRDRGVQVRSISDGIDPATSTGRLMLNMLATLAEYERELIVERVNAGIAAARQNGTRFGRPLMDPLVIADKLAIAQDARAKGRTAEGAARLVGWSRATLYRHQQALVAREGITM, from the coding sequence ATGAGGCATTTGGGTTACACGCGAGTTAGTACTTCGAGCCAGGATGCCCAGATGCAGCTCGACGCCCTCGTCTCCGCCGGCGTGCAGAAACGCGACGTTTTCGCCGACGTGACCTCCGGAAGTAAGACGGCGATCGAGCGGCCCGGGATGAAGAGGCTCCTCGAGTACGCAGAGGAGGGCGACACCGTCGTTGTGTGGCGGGTCGATCGGCTGGGCCGGTCATTGATCGACGTGCTGAACACCGTGAACCTCCTGAGAGACCGCGGCGTCCAGGTCCGATCCATCTCAGACGGCATCGACCCGGCGACCTCGACAGGCCGGCTGATGCTGAACATGCTCGCCACCTTGGCCGAATATGAGCGCGAGCTGATCGTCGAGCGTGTCAACGCCGGCATCGCCGCTGCCAGGCAGAACGGCACACGCTTTGGCCGACCACTGATGGATCCGCTTGTCATTGCGGACAAGCTAGCGATCGCGCAGGACGCCCGGGCGAAGGGACGCACCGCCGAAGGCGCGGCCCGCCTCGTGGGCTGGAGCCGTGCGACTCTTTACCGCCACCAGCAAGCCCTCGTCGCGCGCGAGGGCATCACGATGTAG
- a CDS encoding recombinase family protein, whose amino-acid sequence MAGQRIGYIRVSTLDQNTQRQLEGVPLERVFTDKASGKDVQRPQLEELLRFIRDGDTLVVHSMDRLARNLDDLRSLVQALTRKGVRVEFVKEQLVFTGEESPLANLMLSVMGAFAEFERALIGERQREGITLAKARGAYRGRRKALSPEKAAELRDRAGAGEQKTGLAREFGISRETLYQYLKAGS is encoded by the coding sequence ATGGCCGGGCAGCGGATCGGATACATCAGGGTCAGCACCCTGGACCAGAACACCCAACGCCAGCTCGAGGGTGTTCCGCTGGAGCGGGTCTTCACGGATAAGGCCTCGGGTAAGGACGTCCAGCGCCCGCAGCTCGAGGAGCTGCTGCGTTTCATCCGGGACGGCGACACCCTCGTGGTGCACAGTATGGACCGGTTGGCCCGGAACCTCGATGACCTCCGGTCGTTGGTGCAGGCGCTGACCCGGAAGGGGGTGCGGGTCGAGTTCGTGAAGGAACAGCTGGTGTTCACGGGGGAGGAGTCCCCGCTGGCTAACCTGATGCTTTCGGTGATGGGTGCTTTTGCCGAATTCGAGCGGGCCCTGATCGGGGAGCGTCAGCGCGAGGGGATCACCCTGGCCAAGGCCCGGGGTGCGTACCGCGGCCGCCGGAAGGCCCTCTCGCCCGAGAAGGCGGCCGAGCTGCGGGACCGGGCGGGGGCGGGGGAGCAGAAGACCGGCCTGGCCCGGGAGTTCGGGATCAGCCGCGAAACCCTCTACCAGTACCTGAAGGCTGGCAGCTGA
- a CDS encoding AAA family ATPase: MNPTFIVTKEHRRFNEFANAVRNERTIGICHGDAGVGKTLSARRYANWDDLEPYVTEWGPRGDQDEKHYTLANRSRTVFYTPDVLCRPKNLMDDIHRYQVRIGSCIDEHLHKLDAAPRSMNRVTTLVELLIIDEAERLNATALELLRDNHDRTHLPMILIGMPGIDQRFRHYPQLYSRLSFSHRYRALGRDELLFVLDRHWKRLGRTLDPDDFTDAQAIAAVERITRGNFRLLERLFPQITRVLKINQLETITDDVVEAAASILVIGN; this comes from the coding sequence ATGAACCCCACCTTCATCGTCACCAAGGAACACCGACGCTTCAACGAGTTCGCCAACGCAGTCCGGAATGAACGAACAATAGGGATCTGTCACGGGGACGCCGGAGTGGGTAAAACACTCTCCGCGCGCCGCTACGCAAACTGGGATGACCTTGAGCCCTACGTCACCGAGTGGGGACCCCGCGGCGACCAGGACGAGAAGCACTACACACTCGCCAACCGCTCCCGAACCGTCTTCTACACCCCGGACGTACTCTGCCGCCCCAAAAACCTCATGGATGACATCCACCGATACCAAGTGAGAATCGGGTCGTGCATTGACGAACACCTGCACAAACTCGATGCCGCACCACGCTCGATGAACAGAGTCACCACACTAGTGGAGCTCCTCATCATCGACGAAGCCGAACGCCTCAACGCAACAGCACTTGAACTCCTCCGGGACAACCATGACCGAACCCATCTCCCGATGATCCTCATCGGCATGCCCGGCATAGACCAACGATTCCGGCATTACCCCCAGCTTTACAGCCGCCTCAGCTTCTCCCATCGATACCGTGCCCTCGGCAGAGACGAGCTCCTCTTTGTTCTGGACCGACACTGGAAACGCCTCGGCCGGACCCTCGACCCGGATGACTTCACCGACGCCCAGGCAATCGCCGCAGTAGAACGGATCACCCGTGGCAACTTCCGGCTCCTCGAACGGCTATTCCCACAGATCACACGCGTCCTAAAAATCAACCAACTCGAAACCATCACCGATGACGTCGTCGAAGCAGCAGCAAGCATCCTCGTCATCGGCAACTAG